A genomic segment from Nodularia sphaerocarpa UHCC 0038 encodes:
- a CDS encoding N-acetylmuramoyl-L-alanine amidase, whose translation MKKLLGLIILGFIVTSSVVALAVSSLLVVYPPNNHQTSAEKIFLIGTAPLGGQVLINGKPINRSQAGHFAPSFPLQLGENLFTVSHQNQKREIQVNRLATQPELPQGLAFAKDSLIPAADIARLSGELICFSAIAPPNASVSVNLANQTISLAPQPQQVSLPSNSAALIGSNQPTAQFTPGKYEGCTTLEQSVSPTSANNTISATQSRDLGKPEFQLTLNGQTITQTGTGNIQILSPANLEVVEVVADAGVARTGPSTDYSRLTPLPKGTQASVTGGEGEWLRLDYGGWINGKETRVLPGAIPPRTTIRSVGYRRLPSTTEMVFPLQVPVPVSVQQSNDDFTLTLYNTTAQTDTIRLDDDPLISRLDWQQVTPVQAQYTFNLKKAQQWGYKLRYEDTTLVLALRHPPTMGRERRKPLSGIKILLDPGHGGKESGAVGPTGYPEKEVNLVVSKLFRDELVNRGATVVMTRETDVEVSLGDRMAMIDKEEPAIALSVHYNALPDSGDAENTKGIGTFWYHPQAHNLAIFMQNYLVKKLNRPDYGVFWNNLALTRPSSAPSVLLELGFMINPQEFEWLTNSSEQKKLAKVLAEGVVDWFKISH comes from the coding sequence GTGAAAAAACTTCTAGGATTAATAATATTAGGGTTTATCGTTACCTCCTCTGTAGTAGCATTGGCAGTATCATCACTTTTGGTTGTATATCCCCCAAACAACCACCAGACAAGCGCAGAAAAAATCTTTTTGATTGGCACAGCGCCACTTGGTGGACAGGTTCTCATTAATGGTAAGCCAATTAACCGCAGTCAAGCAGGTCATTTTGCTCCAAGTTTTCCTTTGCAGTTGGGAGAAAATCTCTTTACTGTCAGTCACCAAAATCAAAAACGAGAAATTCAAGTTAACAGGCTGGCCACACAGCCTGAGTTACCTCAAGGATTAGCCTTTGCCAAAGATTCTCTCATTCCAGCTGCGGACATTGCTAGACTGTCAGGAGAATTAATTTGTTTTAGTGCGATCGCACCCCCTAATGCCAGTGTATCTGTCAATCTGGCAAATCAAACTATTTCTCTTGCACCCCAACCTCAGCAGGTAAGTCTACCAAGTAATTCAGCCGCCCTCATAGGAAGTAACCAGCCTACCGCCCAGTTTACCCCAGGAAAGTATGAGGGTTGCACTACATTAGAACAGAGTGTTTCTCCTACTTCTGCTAACAACACCATTTCTGCTACTCAAAGTAGAGATTTGGGGAAACCAGAATTTCAACTAACACTCAACGGCCAAACTATAACTCAAACAGGAACTGGCAATATTCAAATTCTCTCACCTGCAAACTTAGAAGTTGTGGAGGTGGTAGCAGATGCAGGGGTAGCACGTACAGGTCCTAGTACCGATTATTCCCGACTCACCCCACTCCCCAAAGGCACACAAGCATCAGTAACAGGAGGCGAAGGTGAATGGTTGCGCCTTGACTATGGCGGTTGGATTAATGGTAAGGAAACTCGCGTTTTACCAGGTGCGATTCCGCCGCGCACCACTATTCGTAGTGTGGGATATCGTCGCCTTCCCAGTACAACGGAAATGGTTTTTCCGCTACAAGTTCCAGTACCTGTGAGTGTGCAACAGAGCAATGATGATTTCACTCTCACACTTTACAACACTACTGCCCAAACAGACACTATTCGTTTAGATGATGACCCTTTAATTTCTCGTCTAGATTGGCAGCAGGTGACTCCAGTCCAGGCACAATACACCTTTAACCTCAAAAAAGCTCAACAGTGGGGTTATAAGCTGAGATACGAAGATACAACCCTGGTTTTGGCTTTGCGTCATCCGCCAACAATGGGACGGGAAAGACGAAAACCCCTATCTGGTATTAAGATTCTACTCGATCCTGGGCATGGTGGCAAAGAATCTGGGGCAGTGGGTCCGACGGGATATCCAGAAAAAGAAGTTAATTTAGTTGTATCCAAGTTATTCCGCGATGAATTGGTGAATCGAGGGGCGACAGTTGTCATGACGAGGGAGACTGATGTTGAAGTTTCTTTAGGCGATCGCATGGCCATGATAGACAAAGAAGAACCTGCGATCGCACTTTCCGTACATTACAATGCTTTACCCGATAGTGGTGATGCGGAGAATACCAAGGGAATTGGCACTTTCTGGTATCATCCCCAAGCTCACAACCTAGCTATATTTATGCAGAATTATCTCGTCAAAAAGCTAAATCGACCTGACTATGGCGTATTTTGGAACAACCTCGCGCTGACACGTCCATCATCTGCACCATCGGTTTTATTAGAATTGGGTTTTATGATTAACCCCCAAGAATTTGAATGGCTAACAAATTCCTCAGAACAGAAAAAATTAGCAAAAGTTTTGGCTGAGGGTGTTGTAGACTGGTTTAAAATTAGTCATTAG
- a CDS encoding CTP synthase → MTKFIFVTGGVVSSIGKGIVAASLGRLLKSRDYSVSILKLDPYINIDPGTMSPFQHGEVFVTEDGAETDLDLGHYERFTDTSMSRLNSVTTGSIYQAVINKERRGDYNGGTVQVIPHITNEIKERILSVAQETNPSVLITEIGGTVGDIESLPFLEAIRQLRKEVGRQNVLYMHVTLIPWIASAGEMKTKPTQHSVKELRSIGIQPDILVCRCDRAIPLGLKRKLSEFCDVPQECVITAQDASSIYEVPLIVEREGLAEQVLDLLQMEQRQPNLVQWQTMVERLYSPKYTVEIAIVGKYVRLSDAYLSVVEALRHAAISTYGDLRLRWVNSEDIENESPETYLAGVDGILVPGGFGVRGVDGKIAAIKYARDRQIPFLGLCLGMQCSVIEWARNVEGLIGANSAEFDSETQYPVINLLPEQQDVVDLGGTMRLGLYPCHLVPNTMAANLYQKEVVNERHRHRYEFNNTYRNMMLESGYVISGTSPDGRLVEIVEFPEHPFFLACQFHPEFHSRPSTPHPLFKGFMEAAINRTNPMSNLPTPVEVS, encoded by the coding sequence ATGACTAAGTTTATTTTTGTAACTGGAGGTGTAGTTTCCAGTATTGGGAAGGGCATTGTCGCCGCAAGTCTGGGACGTTTACTCAAATCGCGCGATTATTCGGTGTCGATTTTGAAACTCGACCCTTATATTAATATCGATCCAGGTACAATGAGTCCTTTTCAGCATGGAGAAGTTTTTGTCACCGAAGATGGTGCTGAAACGGATTTAGACTTGGGACATTACGAACGCTTTACTGATACCTCAATGTCGCGGTTAAACAGTGTTACCACTGGTTCAATTTACCAAGCGGTAATTAATAAAGAGCGACGGGGAGACTACAATGGCGGTACTGTACAGGTCATACCCCATATTACTAACGAAATTAAAGAACGGATTCTGAGTGTTGCACAAGAAACGAATCCATCTGTATTAATTACGGAAATTGGCGGTACGGTGGGGGATATTGAATCACTGCCGTTTTTAGAAGCTATTCGCCAGTTACGTAAGGAAGTGGGACGGCAAAATGTGTTGTATATGCACGTTACCCTGATTCCTTGGATAGCTTCGGCTGGGGAAATGAAAACCAAGCCCACTCAGCATTCTGTGAAGGAATTGAGATCAATTGGCATTCAACCAGATATTTTAGTCTGTCGGTGCGATCGCGCCATACCTCTGGGCTTAAAACGCAAGTTATCAGAATTTTGCGATGTTCCCCAAGAATGTGTGATCACAGCCCAAGATGCCAGCAGTATCTATGAAGTACCGTTAATTGTAGAACGGGAAGGACTGGCAGAGCAAGTTTTAGATTTGCTGCAAATGGAACAACGCCAACCGAATTTGGTGCAGTGGCAAACAATGGTGGAACGCTTATACAGTCCTAAGTATACTGTAGAAATTGCCATTGTTGGGAAATATGTGCGATTAAGTGATGCTTATCTGTCTGTAGTCGAGGCGTTGCGTCATGCGGCGATTTCTACTTACGGCGATTTGCGTTTGCGGTGGGTGAACTCCGAAGATATCGAAAACGAATCACCCGAAACTTATTTGGCAGGTGTTGATGGTATTTTAGTACCTGGAGGTTTTGGTGTGCGGGGGGTAGACGGCAAAATTGCGGCAATTAAATATGCGCGCGATCGCCAAATCCCCTTCTTAGGTTTATGCTTAGGAATGCAATGTTCCGTAATTGAATGGGCGAGAAACGTAGAGGGATTAATTGGTGCTAACAGTGCCGAATTTGACTCCGAAACCCAGTATCCAGTCATTAACTTGTTACCAGAACAGCAAGATGTAGTTGATTTAGGCGGAACCATGCGATTAGGACTCTATCCTTGTCATCTTGTCCCTAACACTATGGCTGCTAATCTTTATCAAAAAGAAGTAGTTAACGAACGTCATCGCCATCGCTATGAATTCAACAATACTTATCGTAATATGATGTTGGAATCTGGCTATGTAATCAGTGGAACTTCCCCCGATGGACGTTTAGTGGAAATTGTCGAATTTCCCGAACATCCCTTCTTTTTAGCTTGTCAATTTCATCCAGAGTTTCATTCGCGTCCTAGCACTCCTCATCCTTTATTTAAAGGATTTATGGAAGCAGCAATCAACCGGACTAATCCCATGTCAAACTTACCAACACCCGTAGAGGTTTCTTAA
- a CDS encoding ROK family protein, which produces MVNSQVIGIDVGGTAIKLGRFNPDGTCLQSLTVATPQPSTPEAVLAVMVDAIAQVDPYNQAEAIGVGTPGPADKTGRIAQIAINLPGWQNVPLADWLEAKTGKPTVIANDANCAGLAEAWLGAGRHFQNLILLTLGTGVGGAIILDGKLFVGHQGAAGELGLITLNPDGPRCNSGNSGSLEQYASITAIRRRIGKEPAELGALAAQGDIAALTFWQEYGKNLGIGLASLIYVLTPEAIILGGGISASFEFFFPAVQAEIEQRVMLTSRAKLQILPAQLGNSAGMVGAAKLVISH; this is translated from the coding sequence GTGGTGAATTCACAAGTAATTGGTATTGATGTGGGGGGAACAGCGATAAAGCTGGGAAGGTTTAACCCTGATGGTACTTGCTTACAATCTTTGACTGTAGCAACTCCCCAACCATCGACACCAGAAGCAGTTCTAGCTGTAATGGTAGATGCGATCGCTCAAGTTGACCCATATAATCAAGCTGAGGCTATTGGTGTGGGTACTCCAGGCCCAGCCGATAAAACCGGACGCATTGCCCAAATCGCCATCAACTTACCGGGATGGCAAAATGTGCCTTTAGCAGACTGGTTAGAAGCGAAAACTGGTAAACCTACGGTTATTGCTAATGATGCCAATTGTGCAGGTTTAGCAGAAGCTTGGTTGGGTGCCGGTCGCCACTTTCAAAATCTGATTTTGTTGACCTTGGGGACTGGGGTTGGTGGTGCGATTATTTTGGATGGTAAATTGTTTGTGGGACATCAAGGCGCTGCTGGGGAACTTGGTTTAATTACCTTGAACCCAGATGGACCGAGGTGTAATAGTGGTAATTCCGGTTCTTTGGAACAGTATGCTTCCATTACGGCAATTCGTCGCCGCATCGGTAAGGAACCCGCCGAGTTAGGCGCACTGGCTGCACAGGGAGATATAGCAGCATTGACTTTTTGGCAAGAATATGGTAAGAATTTGGGTATTGGTTTAGCTAGTTTGATTTACGTGTTAACACCGGAAGCGATTATTCTTGGTGGCGGTATCAGTGCTAGTTTTGAGTTTTTTTTCCCCGCAGTTCAGGCAGAAATTGAGCAGCGGGTCATGCTGACATCTCGCGCCAAATTACAAATTTTACCAGCACAATTGGGCAATTCGGCGGGAATGGTGGGTGCGGCCAAATTAGTCATTAGTCATTAG
- a CDS encoding ABC transporter permease: MAMTKRQLPTFLRFAQNPNLSQKLMLIGIVITLFFFFLAFFAPVLQAWGWLQNPREFLSNPIQEPPSAKYWFGTSRLGHDVFSRTLFGVQAALQVVILATALSMFIGVPLGMVSGYLGGKLDKLLLFLMDSIYTLPGLLLSVTLAFVVGRGIFNAAIAISIAYVPQYYRVVRNHTVSVKTEVFIEAAQAMGASTWVVLSRYLFFNVIQSVPVLFTLNAADAILVLGGLGFLGLGLPEEVPEWGHDLRQALEALPTGIWWTTLFPGLAMTLMVVGLSLLGEGLNEFVNPRLRRENRMRK; this comes from the coding sequence ATGGCCATGACTAAACGTCAGCTACCGACTTTTTTACGTTTTGCCCAAAATCCCAATCTTTCCCAAAAATTAATGCTGATTGGGATTGTCATTACTCTATTTTTCTTCTTTTTGGCATTCTTTGCTCCCGTGTTACAAGCTTGGGGATGGTTGCAAAATCCCAGAGAGTTCCTTTCTAACCCCATCCAAGAACCACCATCAGCTAAATATTGGTTTGGTACGAGTCGCTTGGGACATGATGTATTTTCCCGTACTTTGTTTGGTGTTCAGGCGGCACTGCAAGTAGTGATTTTAGCTACAGCGCTGAGTATGTTTATTGGTGTGCCTTTGGGAATGGTGAGTGGTTATCTGGGCGGTAAATTAGATAAGCTGTTGCTGTTTCTCATGGATAGTATCTACACTTTACCGGGGCTACTGCTGTCTGTGACACTGGCTTTTGTGGTAGGTCGGGGAATTTTCAATGCGGCGATCGCCATTAGCATTGCCTACGTTCCCCAATATTATCGCGTTGTACGTAATCACACTGTTAGCGTCAAAACAGAGGTATTCATTGAAGCCGCTCAAGCAATGGGTGCTTCTACTTGGGTTGTACTATCGCGCTATCTATTTTTTAACGTCATTCAAAGCGTACCCGTATTATTTACCCTCAACGCCGCCGACGCAATTTTAGTATTAGGCGGTTTAGGCTTTTTGGGGCTAGGACTTCCCGAAGAAGTGCCAGAATGGGGACACGACCTCAGACAAGCCCTAGAAGCCCTACCCACAGGCATTTGGTGGACTACCCTGTTTCCTGGTTTAGCAATGACATTAATGGTAGTAGGGTTATCATTACTGGGTGAGGGCTTAAATGAATTTGTCAATCCTCGATTAAGGCGCGAAAATAGAATGCGGAAATAG
- the trxB gene encoding thioredoxin-disulfide reductase: protein MSNPTVENLVIIGSGPAGYTAAIYAGRANLKPVVFEGFEMGGLPGGQLMTTTEVENFPGFPQGITGPELMDNMKAQAERWGAELYTEDVTSVDLSQRPFIVRSQEREFKTHSIVIATGATAKRLGLPSEHQFWSRGISACAICDGATPIFHGAELAVIGAGDSAAEESIYLTKYGSKVNLLVRSDQMRASKAMQDRVLSNPKIQVHWHTEAVDIFGDGQMAGVKVRNNQTGEESKLHAKGLFYAIGHSPNTRLFQGQLELDEVGYIVTKNNSVETSVEGVFAAGDVQDHEFRQAITAAGSGCMAAMLAERWLSARSLITEFHQLATPVNELETQSAKKTEAEQEAGFNLLETRHEGGYALRKLFHESDRLIIVKYISPGCGPCHTLKPILNKVVDEFEGKIHFVEIDIDQDRDIAENANVTGTPTIQFFKNQELLQEVKGVKQKSEYRQMIESNL from the coding sequence ATGAGTAACCCGACTGTAGAAAATTTAGTAATTATTGGTTCTGGTCCAGCAGGCTACACGGCGGCTATCTATGCGGGACGAGCGAATTTAAAACCTGTGGTGTTTGAAGGTTTTGAAATGGGGGGTTTACCGGGTGGTCAACTGATGACAACTACGGAGGTGGAAAATTTTCCGGGGTTTCCCCAAGGTATTACGGGGCCGGAACTGATGGATAATATGAAGGCGCAAGCTGAACGCTGGGGGGCGGAGTTATATACTGAGGATGTGACTTCTGTTGATTTGAGTCAGCGTCCTTTTATTGTCCGATCGCAAGAAAGAGAATTCAAAACCCATAGTATAGTTATAGCTACTGGTGCAACTGCGAAGCGTTTGGGTTTACCCAGTGAACATCAATTCTGGAGTCGGGGTATCTCTGCTTGTGCAATTTGCGATGGTGCGACTCCCATTTTTCACGGTGCAGAATTAGCTGTGATTGGGGCTGGGGACTCGGCGGCGGAAGAGTCTATTTATTTGACTAAATACGGTTCTAAGGTGAATCTGCTGGTGCGTTCTGATCAAATGCGGGCTTCTAAGGCTATGCAAGACCGGGTTTTAAGTAATCCTAAAATTCAAGTACATTGGCATACTGAAGCTGTGGATATCTTCGGTGATGGTCAGATGGCTGGGGTGAAGGTGCGTAATAATCAAACTGGGGAGGAAAGTAAACTCCACGCTAAGGGTTTATTTTACGCTATTGGTCACTCTCCCAATACTAGGTTATTTCAAGGACAATTAGAATTGGATGAGGTGGGTTACATTGTCACTAAAAATAATTCTGTAGAAACGAGTGTGGAAGGTGTGTTTGCTGCTGGGGATGTGCAAGACCACGAGTTTCGTCAAGCAATTACGGCTGCTGGTTCTGGCTGTATGGCGGCGATGTTGGCTGAACGCTGGTTATCTGCTAGGAGTTTAATTACGGAATTTCATCAGTTAGCGACTCCTGTTAATGAGTTGGAAACCCAGTCTGCGAAGAAAACTGAAGCGGAACAAGAGGCTGGTTTTAATTTGCTGGAAACTCGCCATGAGGGGGGTTATGCTTTAAGAAAATTATTCCATGAAAGCGATCGCCTAATCATAGTCAAATACATTTCCCCTGGTTGCGGTCCTTGTCATACTCTGAAGCCGATATTAAATAAAGTCGTAGATGAATTTGAGGGTAAAATTCATTTTGTAGAAATTGATATCGACCAAGACCGAGATATTGCGGAAAATGCTAATGTCACAGGTACACCGACGATTCAATTCTTTAAAAATCAGGAATTGTTGCAGGAAGTCAAAGGTGTGAAGCAAAAAAGCGAGTATCGTCAGATGATTGAGAGTAATCTTTAG
- a CDS encoding class I SAM-dependent methyltransferase yields the protein MGNLESELLEKIRQQFDSAPYPRKPLEESPKDKPDSLYIHSLVTSYYLRNQKVIDTKGKVILDAGCGTGYKSLMLAEANPGAKIVGVDISAESIKLARQRLEYHGFDHAEFHVLALEDLPTLDDQFDYINCDELLYLFPDLTVALGAMKAVLKPDGIIRSNLHSSLQRVNLFRAQEVFTMMGLMEGNPEDMEMDIVVETMKALKDQVNLKSTTWNPNFEGEDGKERILMNYLFQGDKGYTVTDMFSALRGSHLEFISMVNWRQWGLLDLFKEPDNLPTFLAMSLPDISIEESLHLYELLHPAHRLLDFWCGHPQPAEAFVPVAEWTDSDWRVAQVHLCPQLKTPKFQEDLITCLGEIRPFPINQYLSPTEGIRELEISRASCLIPLLDQPQPMMSLVERWQQFRPIDPVTLEPTAQEQAFNIVKQLLISLEKFGYVMLERENNS from the coding sequence ATGGGTAATCTAGAATCTGAGCTACTAGAAAAAATTCGGCAACAATTTGACAGTGCGCCCTATCCCCGAAAGCCCCTTGAAGAATCACCTAAAGACAAACCCGATTCACTTTATATTCATAGCTTAGTTACATCTTACTATTTAAGAAACCAAAAAGTTATAGATACCAAAGGCAAAGTAATTTTAGATGCTGGATGTGGCACTGGGTATAAATCTTTAATGTTAGCAGAAGCTAATCCAGGGGCAAAAATTGTCGGTGTGGATATCTCAGCCGAATCAATTAAATTAGCGAGACAACGGTTAGAATATCATGGCTTTGACCATGCAGAGTTTCATGTCTTAGCTCTTGAAGATTTACCAACCCTAGATGACCAATTTGATTATATTAATTGTGATGAACTGCTGTATCTGTTTCCTGACTTAACTGTGGCATTAGGCGCAATGAAAGCAGTTTTAAAACCAGATGGAATTATTCGCAGCAATCTACATAGCTCACTTCAGAGAGTCAATTTGTTCCGCGCTCAAGAAGTTTTCACCATGATGGGATTAATGGAAGGAAACCCAGAAGACATGGAAATGGACATCGTAGTAGAAACCATGAAAGCTTTGAAAGATCAGGTCAATCTGAAAAGTACAACGTGGAATCCCAATTTTGAAGGGGAGGATGGAAAAGAAAGAATTTTAATGAATTACTTGTTTCAAGGAGATAAGGGTTACACCGTCACTGATATGTTCTCTGCTTTGCGAGGATCTCACCTAGAGTTTATCAGTATGGTGAACTGGCGACAGTGGGGATTGCTGGATTTATTCAAAGAGCCAGATAATTTACCTACTTTTCTAGCCATGAGCTTACCAGATATATCTATAGAAGAGAGCCTACATTTATATGAACTGCTACATCCTGCTCATAGGCTGCTTGACTTTTGGTGTGGTCATCCTCAACCAGCAGAGGCTTTTGTCCCAGTTGCAGAGTGGACTGATTCTGATTGGCGAGTCGCTCAGGTGCATCTGTGTCCTCAGTTAAAAACTCCCAAGTTCCAAGAAGACCTCATCACTTGTCTGGGAGAAATTCGACCATTTCCCATCAATCAATATTTATCACCCACAGAAGGAATTAGGGAGCTAGAAATCTCAAGAGCCAGTTGCTTGATACCTTTGTTAGACCAACCCCAGCCGATGATGTCTCTGGTAGAGCGTTGGCAACAATTTCGACCCATAGATCCTGTTACCTTAGAACCTACAGCACAAGAACAAGCCTTCAATATAGTCAAACAGTTGCTCATCAGCCTAGAAAAGTTTGGTTACGTCATGCTGGAGCGGGAAAATAATTCCTAA